Proteins encoded within one genomic window of Castellaniella sp.:
- a CDS encoding 5-(carboxyamino)imidazole ribonucleotide synthase — MTAVTADKARLPAVPGAWLGVLGGGQLGRMFCQAAQALGYRVAVLDPDESSPAGMVADRHVQAAYDDPQALDVLASLCVAVTTEFENVPADSLRRLALHCRTTPAGDAVAVAQDRVAEKAYLQASGVPVAPHAAVQQVADLRDCADALFPGILKTARLGYDGKGQVRVANRAQALQAFADLGGVACVLEALQPLDYEISVVVVRGLDGRTVSYPPSRNAHQNGILALSVVDGSVPAAVAEQARRHALRVVDHLDYHGVLCVEFFVLQDGSVMANEMAPRPHNSGHYTQDGCLVSQFEQQARVMAGLPLGLTETLCPTAMLNVLGDLWFDAQGQLCEPNWAGVLAVPGTRLHLYVKSQARPGRKMGHINIVGSTSPELLKRVARVRSVLGLPNAG; from the coding sequence ATGACTGCCGTGACAGCTGATAAGGCCCGCCTGCCTGCCGTGCCGGGGGCCTGGTTGGGGGTGCTGGGGGGCGGGCAGTTGGGCCGCATGTTCTGCCAGGCGGCTCAGGCGCTGGGGTATCGCGTGGCCGTGCTGGACCCAGACGAGTCCAGCCCAGCCGGGATGGTGGCTGATCGCCATGTGCAGGCTGCCTATGATGATCCTCAAGCGTTGGATGTTCTGGCCAGCCTGTGTGTGGCGGTCACCACTGAATTCGAAAACGTCCCGGCCGATAGCTTGCGCCGCTTGGCGTTGCACTGCCGCACGACGCCTGCGGGCGATGCCGTGGCCGTGGCCCAGGATCGGGTGGCTGAAAAGGCCTATCTGCAGGCTTCTGGGGTGCCTGTGGCACCCCACGCGGCAGTCCAGCAGGTAGCGGATCTGCGTGATTGTGCTGACGCCTTGTTTCCCGGCATTCTGAAGACTGCGCGCTTGGGTTACGACGGCAAGGGCCAGGTTCGGGTGGCCAATCGCGCCCAGGCGCTCCAGGCCTTTGCCGACCTTGGGGGCGTGGCTTGCGTGCTTGAGGCCTTACAGCCGCTGGATTACGAGATTTCCGTCGTGGTGGTGCGCGGCCTGGATGGCCGCACCGTCAGCTATCCGCCGTCGCGCAATGCCCACCAGAATGGTATTTTGGCGCTCTCGGTCGTGGATGGTTCGGTCCCTGCGGCAGTGGCCGAACAGGCGCGTCGGCATGCCTTGCGCGTGGTCGATCACCTGGATTATCACGGGGTCTTGTGCGTAGAGTTCTTTGTTCTGCAGGACGGCAGCGTCATGGCCAATGAAATGGCCCCGCGTCCGCATAACAGTGGTCATTACACGCAGGACGGTTGTCTGGTCAGCCAATTCGAGCAGCAGGCGCGCGTCATGGCAGGCCTGCCTTTGGGCCTGACCGAAACCTTGTGCCCAACGGCCATGCTCAATGTTCTGGGGGATCTGTGGTTCGATGCCCAGGGCCAGCTGTGCGAGCCCAACTGGGCCGGTGTCCTGGCGGTGCCGGGCACACGTCTGCATCTATACGTGAAATCCCAGGCGCGGCCCGGACGCAAGATGGGGCATATCAATATCGTAGGCAGCACTTCGCCCGAACTCCTCAAGCGCGTGGCCCGGGTGCGCTCGGTACTGGGTTTGCCCAATGCTGGATGA